A DNA window from Pseudomonas sp. B21-056 contains the following coding sequences:
- a CDS encoding ATP-dependent DNA helicase, whose protein sequence is MTAEPAYSIAVRALCEFTAKTGDLDLRFTPSPTALEGIVGHRTVASRRNEAYQAEVSLEGRYRSMRVKGRADGYDPISNCVEEVKTYRGDLSRQPANHRQLHWAQAKIYGWLMCQKLQLPRIDVALVYFDIVSEKETCLTQGFEATQLEAFFEQQCALFLAWAEQEMTHRQARNAGAQALAFPHAGFRPGQRHLAESVFKAVSTGRCLMAQAPTGIGKTVGTLFPMLKALAPQQLDKVFFLTAKTPGRKLALDAARVITHSAPSMPLRVLEMIARDKACEHPDKACHGESCPLARGFYDRLPGAREAASKVTLLDQAALREIALAHEVCPYYLSQEMARWADMVVADYNYYFDFSALLFALAQADGLTVATLVDEAHNLVERGRQMYSATLDQSTLAAVRKTAPEPLKKSLQRVNRQWNALHAPQVAVYQAYEKPPEQLLQALAQCTTAIGDYLNDHPQGLDGDLQAFYFEALQFGRVAESFNVHFLFDIHKRELGRQRSLSTLCLRNVVPAGFLRPRLTAARSSVLFSATLSPRHYYADLLGTPADTVWIDVESPFHAGQLDVQVVSRISTRFAHRQASLEPIVGLMARQFGERPGNYLAFFSSFDYLQQVAALFAERHPDIAIWTQSRGMGEAPRQAFLERFMEHSQGIGFAVLGGAFGEGIDLPGSRLIGAFIATLGLAQFNPVNEQIKQRMGAIFGDGYDYTYLYPGLQKVVQAAGRVIRTQQDRGVVMLIDDRFGEARVQHLLPGWWSVNQEHPAKPYGSEPACDSGVSVP, encoded by the coding sequence ATGACTGCGGAACCGGCCTACAGCATCGCCGTTCGGGCGTTGTGTGAGTTCACCGCCAAGACCGGCGACCTGGACCTGCGCTTTACCCCGTCACCCACGGCACTGGAGGGCATCGTCGGCCACCGCACCGTGGCGTCACGGCGCAACGAGGCTTATCAGGCCGAGGTCAGCCTGGAAGGCCGCTACCGCAGCATGAGGGTCAAGGGCCGGGCCGACGGTTACGACCCGATCAGCAACTGCGTCGAGGAGGTGAAGACCTATCGCGGCGACCTCTCCAGGCAACCGGCCAATCATCGCCAATTGCATTGGGCCCAGGCGAAGATCTACGGCTGGCTGATGTGCCAGAAGCTGCAACTGCCACGCATCGACGTGGCGCTGGTGTATTTCGACATCGTCAGTGAAAAGGAAACCTGCCTGACCCAAGGCTTCGAGGCGACGCAGCTCGAGGCCTTCTTTGAACAGCAATGTGCGTTGTTCCTGGCCTGGGCCGAACAGGAAATGACCCACCGGCAGGCACGCAACGCCGGGGCGCAGGCGCTGGCTTTTCCGCACGCAGGCTTTCGGCCGGGACAACGGCACCTGGCCGAGTCGGTGTTCAAGGCTGTCAGTACCGGACGTTGCCTGATGGCCCAGGCGCCCACCGGCATCGGCAAGACCGTCGGCACGCTGTTCCCGATGCTCAAGGCCTTGGCGCCACAGCAATTGGACAAGGTGTTCTTTCTCACGGCCAAGACCCCGGGGCGCAAACTGGCGCTGGATGCCGCGCGGGTGATCACCCACAGCGCACCGTCGATGCCGTTGCGGGTCCTGGAGATGATCGCCCGGGACAAGGCCTGTGAGCATCCGGACAAGGCCTGCCATGGCGAATCCTGTCCGCTGGCCCGGGGGTTTTATGATCGCCTGCCGGGCGCCCGCGAGGCTGCCAGCAAGGTCACCTTGCTCGATCAGGCTGCGCTGCGCGAGATCGCGCTGGCCCATGAGGTGTGTCCGTACTACCTTAGCCAGGAAATGGCCCGATGGGCCGACATGGTCGTCGCCGACTACAACTATTATTTCGACTTCAGCGCCTTGCTGTTCGCCCTGGCCCAGGCCGATGGCTTGACGGTCGCAACCCTGGTGGATGAGGCCCATAACCTGGTGGAGCGGGGCCGGCAGATGTACAGCGCAACCCTCGACCAGTCCACACTGGCCGCCGTGCGCAAAACCGCACCCGAGCCGCTGAAGAAGTCCTTGCAGCGGGTCAATCGCCAGTGGAACGCTTTGCACGCGCCTCAGGTGGCGGTCTACCAGGCCTATGAAAAGCCACCGGAGCAACTGCTCCAGGCGCTGGCCCAGTGCACCACGGCCATCGGCGATTACCTCAATGACCATCCCCAGGGCCTGGACGGCGACTTGCAGGCGTTCTACTTCGAGGCCTTGCAGTTCGGCCGGGTGGCGGAGTCGTTCAACGTGCATTTCCTGTTCGACATCCATAAGCGTGAACTCGGCCGTCAGCGCAGCCTGTCCACCTTGTGCCTGCGCAACGTGGTGCCGGCCGGTTTCCTGCGACCCAGGCTCACGGCGGCCCGCAGCAGCGTGTTGTTCTCCGCCACCCTGAGCCCGCGGCACTACTACGCCGACCTGTTGGGCACACCGGCGGACACGGTGTGGATCGATGTGGAATCGCCGTTCCATGCCGGGCAACTGGACGTCCAGGTCGTCAGTCGGATTTCCACCCGTTTTGCCCACCGCCAGGCTTCACTGGAACCGATTGTCGGGTTGATGGCGCGCCAGTTCGGTGAGCGTCCCGGCAACTACCTGGCCTTTTTCAGCAGCTTCGATTATTTGCAACAGGTGGCCGCGCTGTTCGCCGAACGGCACCCGGACATCGCCATCTGGACACAATCCCGGGGCATGGGCGAAGCACCCCGGCAAGCCTTTCTCGAACGGTTCATGGAACACAGCCAGGGTATCGGCTTCGCGGTGCTGGGCGGCGCGTTCGGCGAGGGCATCGACTTGCCGGGTTCACGCCTGATCGGCGCATTCATCGCCACCCTGGGGCTGGCGCAGTTCAACCCGGTCAACGAACAGATCAAGCAGCGCATGGGCGCGATTTTCGGCGACGGTTACGACTACACCTACCTGTATCCCGGCTTGCAGAAAGTCGTCCAGGCCGCGGGGCGCGTGATCCGCACCCAACAGGACCGAGGGGTGGTGATGCTGATCGACGACCGTTTCGGTGAAGCCCGAGTGCAGCACTTATTGCCGGGTTGGTGGTCTGTCAATCAAGAACACCCTGCGAAACCTTATGGGAGCGAGCCTGCTTGCGATAGCGGTGTGTCAGTCCCTTAG